One stretch of Chitinophaga pendula DNA includes these proteins:
- the tamL gene encoding translocation and assembly module lipoprotein TamL, whose translation MLLIVIWTMAACSNTKYLQKGQRLFVSANVEVKGDLQSADKQELRSALTSKSLMLQQPNKSFLGTRIKVWLYNQKQYEKKSNWLWNLLLSSRNIETPVIYDSVKTRESAIRMISYLNNQGYFYAGVSYEEKTKSQKTTLTYHVNTGKNFTLDKITYEIPDSNIRAVVLGAQQFSLLKKDMPYKQETVGSERERLVRLVKDAGYFKFNRDAIEFQMDTLNKTMFRNLLNPFEGMANAVSDNAKKQPEKPTMDVLVKIKNPEDPNIPYEKYTIDSVFAYPDFPINGNARDTAYKTSRYKDLTIRAKQNILRPRILEHSILLKDGDVYSPRQYNNTINKLYDLGVWQFVTLQYVENKQRPHSLDAYAFLTPKRRQELGANFEVSTSSDYFVGSGVGLNYRHINLNRAANQLSITLNTGLELIRNEGQFDLQAKQFGGEINLTFPRFITPFGIGQTARSTVKTRLSAGVNYLSRIDRFDISSINASFGYEWNESIYKRWIVKPISLNYVGVNLNDAFRDSVVSKNPYLERSFTPAFIGGENVTFIFTNNDILHNRHYSFFRANIEESGLWLNGISSLVDRITNGRTDLESSSGLTISNFVKLELDYRHYWKLTQHSSLATRLYTGVGIPYSKSEVLPYIRQFTSGGPNSIRAWRLRTLGPGSYRDTTAQAAIFPDQTGDLKLEGNIEYRFDLLRMFNGTVNLKGATFLDFGNIWMLKKDTVRPGSEFRISNLYRDLAIGTGAGIRLDFSFFLIRLDWGIPLKVPYNIYNPDNKNGWYLSEWDLKDPQWRKQNIIWNIAIGYPF comes from the coding sequence ATGCTGTTGATCGTTATATGGACGATGGCTGCCTGCTCCAATACAAAATACCTGCAAAAAGGACAACGGCTGTTCGTGTCCGCCAACGTAGAAGTAAAAGGCGACCTCCAGTCCGCAGACAAACAAGAACTCCGCAGTGCCCTGACCTCTAAGTCACTCATGCTGCAACAACCCAACAAATCCTTCCTAGGTACCCGTATCAAAGTATGGCTCTACAACCAGAAACAATACGAGAAAAAATCCAACTGGCTATGGAACCTCCTGCTCTCCTCCAGGAACATAGAAACACCAGTCATCTACGATTCCGTGAAAACTCGCGAATCCGCTATCCGCATGATCAGCTATCTCAATAACCAGGGATATTTCTATGCAGGCGTCAGCTATGAAGAGAAAACAAAAAGCCAGAAAACCACCCTCACCTATCACGTCAATACAGGCAAAAACTTTACCCTCGATAAGATTACTTACGAAATACCGGACTCGAATATACGCGCCGTCGTGCTGGGCGCACAACAGTTCTCCCTGCTGAAAAAAGATATGCCCTACAAACAGGAGACAGTAGGCAGCGAACGGGAAAGATTGGTAAGACTCGTCAAAGATGCCGGCTACTTCAAATTCAACCGCGATGCGATAGAATTTCAAATGGATACGCTCAACAAGACCATGTTCCGTAACCTGCTGAATCCCTTCGAAGGCATGGCCAACGCCGTCAGCGACAATGCCAAAAAACAACCGGAGAAACCTACCATGGATGTGCTGGTGAAGATCAAAAATCCCGAAGATCCCAACATCCCCTACGAGAAATATACCATCGACTCCGTATTCGCATACCCCGATTTTCCTATCAACGGCAATGCCCGCGATACTGCCTATAAAACATCCAGGTACAAAGACCTCACCATACGGGCCAAACAGAATATACTCCGCCCCAGGATACTGGAACATTCCATCCTGCTCAAAGATGGTGATGTATATTCCCCCAGACAGTATAACAATACCATCAATAAACTCTACGACCTCGGGGTATGGCAGTTCGTCACCTTACAGTACGTAGAAAACAAACAACGGCCACATAGCCTCGACGCCTACGCCTTCCTGACACCCAAACGCCGCCAGGAACTGGGCGCCAACTTCGAGGTCAGCACCAGCTCCGATTACTTCGTCGGCTCCGGTGTAGGACTTAACTACCGGCATATCAACCTCAACAGGGCCGCCAACCAGCTGAGTATCACCCTCAATACTGGCCTGGAACTGATCCGCAACGAAGGTCAGTTCGACCTTCAGGCCAAACAATTTGGCGGAGAGATCAACCTGACCTTCCCCAGGTTCATCACCCCCTTCGGCATCGGACAAACCGCCCGCTCTACCGTAAAAACCCGCCTGAGCGCCGGCGTCAACTACCTGTCCCGTATCGACCGCTTCGATATATCCAGCATCAACGCCTCCTTCGGATATGAGTGGAACGAATCCATCTACAAACGCTGGATCGTAAAACCCATCTCCCTCAACTACGTAGGTGTCAACCTCAACGATGCCTTCCGCGACTCCGTCGTAAGTAAAAACCCTTACCTGGAACGCAGCTTCACCCCCGCATTCATAGGAGGCGAAAACGTAACGTTCATCTTCACCAACAACGATATACTGCACAACAGGCACTATTCTTTCTTCAGGGCGAATATCGAAGAATCCGGGCTCTGGCTCAATGGGATCAGCAGCCTCGTAGACCGCATCACCAACGGCCGCACCGACCTGGAATCCTCCAGTGGACTCACCATCTCCAACTTCGTAAAGCTGGAACTGGACTACCGTCACTACTGGAAACTGACCCAGCACAGCTCCCTGGCGACCCGCCTTTACACCGGTGTAGGTATCCCCTACAGCAAGTCGGAAGTATTGCCCTATATCCGGCAGTTCACTTCCGGCGGCCCTAATAGCATACGCGCCTGGCGGCTCCGTACCCTCGGGCCCGGCTCCTACCGCGACACCACCGCCCAGGCAGCCATATTCCCCGACCAGACCGGCGACCTCAAACTGGAAGGCAACATCGAATACCGCTTCGACCTGCTCCGCATGTTCAACGGCACCGTCAACCTGAAAGGCGCCACCTTCCTCGACTTCGGTAATATCTGGATGCTGAAGAAAGATACCGTACGCCCAGGTTCCGAATTCAGGATCAGTAACCTCTACCGCGACCTCGCAATCGGCACCGGCGCCGGTATACGGCTCGACTTCTCCTTCTTCCTCATTCGCCTGGACTGGGGTATCCCACTCAAAGTACCTTACAACATCTACAATCCCGACAACAAGAACGGCTGGTATCTCAGCGAATGGGATCTCAAAGACCCGCAATGGCGTAAACAGAACATCATCTGGAACATCGCCATCGGCTACCCTTTCTAA
- the truB gene encoding tRNA pseudouridine(55) synthase TruB, translating into MMQTEQKNIYEEGQVILIDKPLTWTSFDVVRKIRNTTKAKVGHAGTLDPLATGLLICCTGKMTKEINEYQAQEKEYTGSFTLGAVTPTYDLESAPTDFKDISHIDEAMLKATAVQFTGVLDQLPPIHSAIKQNGKPIYHLARQGVEVKVEPRRVTITEFEITAIELPLVYFRVVCSTGTYIRSLAHDFGAALGCGGHLSKLCRTRIGDFKLADAWDMQVFIDQFKKV; encoded by the coding sequence ATGATGCAGACCGAACAAAAGAATATCTATGAGGAAGGTCAGGTGATACTGATCGACAAGCCATTGACGTGGACTTCCTTTGATGTGGTACGTAAGATCAGGAATACAACGAAAGCCAAAGTGGGACATGCCGGTACGCTGGACCCGCTGGCTACCGGATTATTGATCTGCTGTACCGGCAAAATGACTAAAGAGATTAATGAATACCAGGCACAGGAGAAGGAGTATACCGGTTCTTTTACATTGGGGGCGGTAACACCTACTTATGACCTGGAGTCAGCGCCTACTGACTTTAAGGATATCAGTCATATCGATGAGGCGATGCTGAAGGCGACGGCGGTGCAATTCACCGGTGTACTGGATCAGCTGCCGCCTATACATTCTGCTATCAAGCAGAATGGCAAACCTATCTATCACCTGGCCCGCCAGGGGGTGGAAGTAAAGGTAGAGCCACGCCGGGTGACGATCACGGAGTTTGAGATCACGGCGATCGAGTTGCCGCTGGTATACTTCCGTGTGGTATGCAGCACGGGTACTTATATCCGCTCACTGGCGCATGATTTTGGCGCAGCATTGGGTTGCGGTGGGCACCTGAGCAAGTTGTGCCGCACGCGTATCGGCGATTTCAAGCTGGCAGATGCCTGGGATATGCAGGTATTCATTGACCAGTTCAAGAAAGTGTAA
- a CDS encoding shikimate dehydrogenase family protein, with the protein MKVYGLIGYPLGHSFSKGFFADKFAREGISGCVYENFPLADISAFPALLADQPALCGLNVTIPHKEVVIPYLDELSDAARHIGAVNCIKITEGRKTGYNTDVIGFSRSLTPLLQPHHTQALVLGTGGAAKAVLYALQQLSIGYTVVSRQAGNHTIDYTAVDAALLETHTLIINTTPLGMYPKVETAPELPYAALGSRHLLYDLVYNPAMTRFLEYGAAQGAATKNGHEMLVLQAEASWEIWNRQI; encoded by the coding sequence ATGAAAGTATACGGACTAATCGGTTATCCGCTGGGACATTCTTTCTCAAAAGGATTTTTTGCCGACAAATTTGCCCGGGAGGGCATTTCTGGTTGTGTGTATGAGAATTTCCCTTTGGCGGATATCAGCGCATTTCCCGCACTGCTGGCTGATCAGCCGGCGCTCTGCGGGCTGAATGTTACAATCCCGCATAAAGAGGTGGTGATCCCTTACCTGGATGAACTCAGTGATGCGGCGCGGCATATTGGTGCGGTGAACTGTATCAAAATAACGGAAGGTCGCAAGACAGGGTATAATACGGATGTGATAGGATTCAGCCGGTCGCTGACTCCTTTGTTACAACCTCATCACACGCAGGCGCTGGTATTGGGTACCGGTGGTGCTGCCAAAGCCGTATTGTACGCTTTGCAGCAACTGAGTATCGGATATACCGTTGTAAGCCGGCAGGCGGGCAATCACACGATCGATTATACAGCGGTAGATGCGGCCTTGCTGGAGACCCATACCCTTATTATCAATACGACCCCGCTGGGTATGTATCCTAAGGTAGAGACAGCACCAGAGCTTCCTTATGCCGCTCTTGGCAGCAGGCACCTGTTGTACGACCTGGTATATAACCCGGCTATGACCCGTTTCCTGGAATATGGTGCGGCACAGGGGGCGGCGACCAAAAACGGCCATGAGATGCTGGTATTGCAGGCGGAGGCCAGCTGGGAGATATGGAACAGGCAGATTTAA
- a CDS encoding phosphosulfolactate synthase, translating to MNFNLTQIPERTKKPRASGLTMVMDKGLSLAETKNFLSVSLPHVDIVKLGFGTAAVTPNLREKIELYQSHNVPIYFGGTLFEAFLIRNQFDDYLRMVKDFGITYMEVSDGSITIPHAEKCGYVEKLAKHGLVLSEVGSKDAEHIIPPYKWIELMRAELEAGATYVIAEARESGNVGIYRGTGEVREGLVQEILTQIPAEKIIWEAPQKAQQLYFLELVGCNANLGNLAPHEVISLEAMRIGLRGDTFHLFLDGE from the coding sequence ATGAATTTTAATCTGACTCAAATTCCTGAGCGTACGAAGAAGCCCCGTGCCAGTGGCCTGACCATGGTGATGGATAAAGGGCTGAGTTTAGCAGAAACGAAAAATTTCTTGTCCGTCTCATTACCGCATGTGGATATTGTTAAGTTAGGATTTGGCACTGCAGCTGTAACGCCTAATCTGCGTGAGAAGATAGAATTATACCAATCCCACAATGTACCTATTTACTTTGGAGGTACGCTCTTTGAAGCTTTCCTGATACGCAACCAGTTCGATGATTATCTGCGTATGGTAAAGGACTTTGGTATCACTTATATGGAGGTATCTGATGGTTCTATCACCATTCCGCATGCGGAAAAATGCGGTTATGTGGAGAAGCTGGCCAAACATGGCCTGGTACTGAGTGAAGTAGGGTCCAAAGATGCAGAACATATCATTCCGCCTTATAAGTGGATTGAGTTGATGCGTGCAGAGCTGGAAGCCGGCGCCACTTATGTAATTGCAGAGGCCCGCGAGAGCGGCAACGTAGGTATCTATCGTGGTACCGGCGAGGTACGTGAAGGTCTTGTACAGGAGATCCTGACACAGATCCCTGCTGAAAAGATCATCTGGGAGGCCCCACAAAAAGCCCAACAACTGTACTTCCTGGAGTTGGTAGGCTGTAATGCCAACCTGGGTAACCTGGCCCCTCATGAAGTGATCTCCCTGGAAGCTATGCGTATCGGCCTGCGTGGCGATACCTTCCACCTTTTCCTGGATGGAGAATAA
- a CDS encoding tetratricopeptide repeat protein: MNQDFPLFNEDFDELKDLLQQFENLKAGQSHSFLDEDSFEQIIDYYDEHDELPNAIQAAEMAIELFPYSSTLLLKKANLLIESKKYNEALELLEKAAILDSTDINLYILQTDVYLAMNQHEKAAAVLEDQLDQFEGDDKTELLLELADVYDDWEEFDKVFDCLKMVLEHDPNNEEALHKICFWTEFTGRNEESIRLHTAVINEYPYNQLAWFNLGTAYQGLKLYEKAIDAYQYAVAIDEKFDYAYRNMGDAYIRLRKYSDAVEVLKKHLEIAKPEDVIYEAIGHCYERQRKFTQARYYYRKASHLSPSDDKLHYKIAVAYMMETNWENAVKSLQSALKINKQNADYYIALGECYLGLGKNKDALMQFMSAVRIRPKSLHTWQEFIRGLYIAGFHDEALAQLQQAEQKLGRRPVFVYYRAALLISAGKTKEGLLMLETALQQAPRQVKKMVELDPTILQHISVVEMIARYRRKGKDKSAGSTQ, from the coding sequence ATGAATCAGGACTTTCCATTATTTAACGAGGATTTTGATGAATTGAAGGACTTGTTGCAGCAGTTTGAAAACCTCAAGGCTGGCCAGTCACATTCTTTTCTCGATGAGGATTCTTTCGAACAGATCATCGACTACTACGATGAGCACGATGAGTTACCTAATGCCATACAGGCGGCAGAAATGGCCATCGAACTGTTCCCTTACTCTTCTACTTTACTGCTCAAAAAAGCTAATCTCCTAATAGAGTCGAAAAAATACAATGAAGCGCTGGAATTGCTGGAAAAAGCAGCGATCCTGGACAGTACGGATATTAACCTGTACATCTTGCAGACCGATGTGTATCTGGCGATGAACCAGCATGAAAAGGCAGCTGCTGTGCTGGAAGATCAGCTGGATCAGTTTGAGGGAGATGACAAAACGGAGCTGTTGCTGGAGCTGGCGGATGTGTATGATGACTGGGAGGAGTTTGACAAGGTATTTGACTGCCTGAAGATGGTGTTGGAGCACGACCCGAATAACGAAGAAGCGTTACACAAGATCTGTTTCTGGACGGAATTTACCGGCCGGAATGAGGAGAGTATCCGTTTGCATACGGCGGTAATCAATGAGTATCCTTACAACCAGCTGGCCTGGTTTAACCTGGGTACAGCCTATCAGGGGCTTAAGCTGTATGAAAAGGCTATCGATGCGTACCAGTACGCGGTAGCTATTGACGAAAAATTCGATTATGCTTACCGGAACATGGGCGATGCCTATATCCGGTTGCGCAAATACAGCGATGCGGTAGAGGTGTTGAAGAAGCACCTGGAGATCGCCAAACCCGAAGACGTGATCTACGAGGCTATCGGGCATTGTTATGAGCGTCAGCGGAAGTTCACCCAGGCCCGTTATTACTACCGGAAGGCTTCCCATCTCAGTCCGTCGGATGACAAGCTGCACTATAAGATTGCAGTGGCTTACATGATGGAGACCAACTGGGAGAATGCAGTGAAATCCCTGCAGAGCGCCCTTAAGATCAACAAGCAGAACGCAGACTATTATATCGCACTGGGTGAGTGTTACCTGGGATTAGGTAAGAACAAGGATGCACTGATGCAGTTTATGAGTGCGGTGCGTATCCGTCCGAAGAGCTTGCACACCTGGCAGGAATTCATCCGTGGGCTGTATATAGCCGGCTTCCATGACGAAGCGCTGGCACAGTTGCAGCAGGCGGAGCAGAAACTAGGCCGTCGTCCGGTATTTGTGTACTACCGGGCTGCCCTGCTGATATCTGCCGGTAAGACCAAAGAAGGGCTACTGATGCTGGAGACAGCTTTACAACAGGCGCCCCGCCAGGTTAAAAAAATGGTAGAACTGGATCCTACTATACTACAACATATCAGCGTGGTGGAAATGATCGCCCGCTATCGCCGTAAAGGCAAAGACAAATCCGCAGGCAGTACGCAGTAG
- a CDS encoding enoyl-CoA hydratase/isomerase family protein, translating to MYQYIVYEKADRIATITLNRPEKRNALNGAMVAELKQAFAAADKDDTVKVVVLKGRGEAFCAGADLEYLQQLQRNTYDENLADSRSLMQLMQQLYQMDKVVIGQVEGHAVAGGCGLVTLCDLSYVVPEALLGYTEVKIGFIPALVSVFLVRKIGEGRSRELLLTGQLVSAAKAKEYGLINDVVAAAEINEQVQKIAAALCTETAANSLKVTKQLIGKVLDQPLTEALEQAAALNAATREHPDCKKGIQAFLQKEKPGW from the coding sequence ATGTATCAATACATCGTATACGAGAAGGCAGACAGGATCGCTACTATTACTCTCAACAGGCCGGAGAAACGCAATGCACTCAACGGTGCCATGGTAGCTGAGCTGAAGCAGGCTTTTGCTGCCGCCGACAAGGACGATACTGTAAAGGTAGTCGTACTTAAAGGCAGGGGTGAAGCTTTCTGTGCCGGCGCTGACCTCGAATATCTACAGCAGTTGCAACGTAATACCTACGACGAAAACCTGGCTGATTCCAGGTCGTTGATGCAACTAATGCAACAGCTGTACCAGATGGATAAAGTGGTGATCGGGCAGGTAGAGGGGCATGCGGTCGCCGGTGGTTGCGGGCTGGTGACCCTTTGCGATCTGAGTTACGTGGTGCCGGAAGCCTTACTGGGATATACCGAAGTGAAAATAGGCTTTATACCAGCCCTGGTATCTGTATTCCTGGTGAGGAAGATAGGAGAGGGACGATCCCGGGAATTACTGCTGACCGGGCAGCTGGTATCTGCAGCAAAGGCAAAGGAATATGGATTGATCAACGATGTGGTAGCTGCTGCGGAGATCAATGAGCAGGTACAAAAAATAGCTGCTGCTTTGTGTACGGAAACAGCTGCGAACTCTTTGAAAGTAACGAAACAATTGATCGGTAAGGTATTGGACCAGCCGTTGACAGAAGCATTAGAACAGGCGGCTGCATTGAATGCAGCTACAAGAGAACACCCGGATTGTAAAAAAGGGATACAGGCCTTTCTGCAAAAGGAAAAACCGGGATGGTAA
- the pafA gene encoding alkaline phosphatase PafA: MKGNYLLIAVLLFISQGAWAQKATSPKSGFKSVWEKTPAAQATRPKLVVGMVVDQMRWDYLYRYASRYGKGGFKRLVQDGFSCENTLINYTPTITACGHTCVYTGSVPAVHGIIGNTWYNPSLARTVYCAEDTTVTTVGSSSAAGKMSPRNMLVTTIGDELRLSNNFQSKVVGVAIKDRGAILPAGHSANAAYWYDNTSGNWVTSTYYMQELPAFAQQFNSQRWPETYLKGGWNTLYPIETYKLSTADEKAYEGRYKGEGHSSFPHQIANPSASIAASPYGNTMTLEFAKKALEAYEMGKGNVTDFLAISLSSTDYVGHQFGPNSIEAEDVYLRLDKDLEAFFNYLDSHVGKGQYLYFITADHGVAHVPGFMEENKLPGGTWDDKATMVQLNEQLKSVLGIDKAIQAADNYQFWLNHDAIAKAGKNETEVKRFMVAQLKKIPALANAFPLEELQYTALPEPMRSMLVNGYNAKRSGDIQVILQPGYIDGGKTGTTHGLWYPYDAHIPLVWMGWGIHHGKTNRTVGMTDISPTIAAMLRIQMPSGNVGKVIEEITR, translated from the coding sequence ATGAAAGGAAATTATTTACTTATCGCGGTTTTACTATTTATCTCTCAGGGAGCTTGGGCGCAAAAGGCGACATCGCCCAAATCCGGATTTAAGTCTGTTTGGGAAAAAACACCAGCAGCACAGGCTACACGGCCTAAATTGGTAGTAGGAATGGTTGTGGATCAGATGCGTTGGGATTACCTGTATCGCTATGCCAGCCGATATGGAAAAGGTGGTTTTAAACGCCTGGTACAGGATGGTTTTTCCTGCGAGAATACGCTGATCAACTATACCCCGACTATTACCGCCTGCGGTCATACCTGTGTGTATACCGGCTCTGTACCTGCGGTGCATGGTATTATCGGCAATACCTGGTATAATCCCAGCCTGGCGCGTACGGTGTATTGTGCAGAAGATACGACAGTAACAACGGTAGGCAGCAGTTCTGCTGCTGGTAAAATGAGCCCCCGTAATATGCTGGTGACCACCATTGGTGATGAACTCCGCCTTTCTAACAATTTCCAGAGCAAAGTGGTAGGTGTGGCTATTAAAGACAGGGGCGCTATCTTGCCTGCCGGTCATAGTGCCAATGCTGCTTACTGGTATGATAATACCAGCGGCAACTGGGTAACTAGCACTTATTACATGCAGGAGCTGCCTGCGTTTGCGCAGCAGTTCAACAGTCAGCGCTGGCCGGAGACCTACCTGAAAGGTGGCTGGAATACTTTGTATCCTATTGAAACTTATAAACTGAGCACAGCAGACGAAAAAGCCTACGAAGGACGTTATAAAGGAGAAGGACATAGTTCTTTCCCACATCAGATAGCGAATCCGTCTGCTTCTATTGCCGCTTCTCCTTACGGTAATACCATGACCCTGGAGTTTGCCAAAAAAGCATTGGAAGCTTATGAGATGGGTAAAGGCAATGTTACTGACTTCCTGGCCATCAGCCTGTCGTCAACAGACTATGTAGGGCACCAGTTCGGGCCTAACTCTATCGAAGCGGAAGATGTATATCTCCGTTTGGATAAAGACCTGGAAGCTTTCTTCAATTACCTGGACAGCCATGTAGGAAAAGGACAGTACCTGTATTTTATCACCGCTGACCACGGGGTAGCGCATGTACCGGGATTTATGGAAGAAAATAAGCTGCCTGGCGGTACCTGGGATGATAAAGCCACTATGGTACAACTGAACGAGCAGCTGAAAAGCGTCCTGGGTATAGACAAAGCCATTCAGGCTGCGGACAACTACCAGTTCTGGCTGAACCACGATGCGATCGCCAAAGCAGGTAAGAATGAAACAGAAGTAAAACGCTTTATGGTGGCGCAGCTGAAAAAAATACCTGCATTGGCAAATGCTTTCCCGCTGGAAGAACTGCAATATACCGCTCTGCCGGAGCCTATGCGCAGTATGCTGGTAAATGGCTATAACGCCAAACGTAGCGGCGACATCCAGGTGATATTGCAGCCCGGCTACATCGATGGTGGCAAAACAGGTACTACACATGGCCTGTGGTATCCTTACGATGCACACATCCCGTTAGTATGGATGGGATGGGGTATACATCATGGTAAAACAAACCGTACCGTTGGTATGACCGATATTTCTCCTACTATTGCTGCCATGCTGCGTATACAGATGCCCAGCGGTAACGTAGGAAAAGTGATAGAAGAGATCACCCGCTAA
- a CDS encoding aminotransferase class I/II-fold pyridoxal phosphate-dependent enzyme, whose amino-acid sequence MDIFEKLLKHMGPIGEHSDRAHGYFAFPKLEGEIGPRMKFRGKDKIVWSLNNYLGLANHPEVRATDAKAAADFGLAAPMGARMMSGNTNYHEQLEKELSDYMGKEDTTLLNYGYQGIMSAIDAICNRRDVIVYDAECHASIIDGLRLHQGHRYVFKHNDIADCEKQLNRAVELTKTTGGGILVITEGVFGMAGDQGKLKEIAALKDKYEFRLLVDDAHGFGTMGKTGAGTGEEQGVQDKIDLLFNTFAKSGASIGAFMSGDKAIINYLRYNMRAQIFAKSIPLPLVIGHLKRVELMRSKPELKQQLWDNVNKLQDGLKKRGFNIGHTNSPVTPIYLQGDIPEATAMCLDLRENYNVFCSIVVYPVIPKGQIIYRLIPTAAHSDEDIERTLQAFSETKQKLDNKEYQVAEIPMV is encoded by the coding sequence ATGGATATTTTCGAGAAACTGCTGAAGCACATGGGTCCTATTGGTGAGCATTCCGATAGAGCGCATGGCTATTTTGCATTCCCTAAGCTGGAAGGTGAGATAGGTCCCCGTATGAAATTCCGGGGCAAGGATAAGATAGTGTGGAGCCTGAACAATTACCTGGGCCTGGCCAACCACCCGGAAGTACGTGCCACCGATGCAAAGGCAGCAGCAGATTTTGGTCTGGCAGCGCCAATGGGAGCGCGTATGATGAGTGGAAATACCAACTATCATGAGCAACTCGAAAAGGAATTGTCCGACTACATGGGCAAAGAAGATACTACCCTGCTGAACTATGGTTATCAAGGTATTATGAGTGCTATTGACGCCATCTGTAATCGCCGGGATGTGATCGTATACGATGCAGAGTGCCACGCCAGCATTATTGATGGCCTGCGTTTGCACCAGGGCCATCGCTATGTATTCAAACACAATGATATCGCTGATTGTGAAAAACAGCTGAATCGTGCGGTAGAACTCACCAAAACCACCGGTGGTGGTATCCTGGTGATCACCGAAGGAGTGTTTGGTATGGCCGGCGATCAGGGTAAACTGAAAGAGATTGCCGCACTGAAAGATAAATACGAGTTCCGCCTGCTGGTAGATGATGCACATGGTTTCGGTACCATGGGTAAAACCGGCGCCGGTACTGGTGAAGAACAAGGTGTACAGGATAAGATCGACCTGTTGTTCAATACATTCGCAAAATCCGGTGCTTCTATCGGTGCGTTTATGTCTGGGGACAAAGCGATCATCAACTACCTGCGTTATAACATGCGTGCGCAGATATTTGCCAAGTCCATTCCTTTACCGCTAGTGATCGGTCACCTGAAACGTGTAGAGCTGATGCGCAGCAAACCCGAGCTGAAACAACAACTGTGGGACAACGTAAATAAACTGCAGGATGGCCTGAAAAAGAGAGGATTTAACATCGGGCATACTAACTCCCCGGTTACACCGATCTACCTGCAAGGGGATATTCCTGAAGCAACAGCGATGTGCCTGGACCTGCGTGAGAACTACAATGTATTCTGTTCTATCGTCGTATATCCGGTGATCCCTAAAGGACAGATCATCTATCGCCTAATCCCGACCGCAGCACACTCCGATGAAGATATCGAACGCACCCTGCAGGCATTCAGCGAGACCAAACAAAAGCTGGATAACAAAGAATACCAGGTAGCAGAGATCCCGATGGTATAA
- a CDS encoding YceI family protein: MKKYLLFTAFVLFSGMAAVAQDKWNVDPAHTDVNFKVKHLGINYVEGNFTKFNGTITAPKPDFQDASIDVTVDVNSIQTDVEPRDKHLKSDDFFNVEKYPDMRLKSVSFKKVKGNKYALTADLTIRETTKRVTFDVTYNGTITDPWGKQRAGFTAAANINRLDFGVKYADKLPSGVYAVAPTVDIILNVEAVKE, encoded by the coding sequence ATGAAAAAGTACCTTTTATTCACAGCCTTCGTCCTGTTTTCCGGAATGGCTGCCGTTGCACAAGATAAATGGAATGTGGACCCCGCACACACAGATGTTAACTTCAAAGTAAAACATCTGGGCATCAACTATGTGGAGGGGAACTTTACCAAATTCAACGGTACCATTACTGCACCCAAACCTGATTTCCAGGATGCCAGTATCGACGTTACGGTTGATGTGAATAGCATACAAACGGATGTGGAGCCCCGGGACAAACACCTGAAAAGCGATGACTTCTTCAACGTAGAAAAATATCCGGATATGCGTTTGAAGTCGGTGTCTTTCAAAAAGGTAAAAGGCAATAAATATGCGCTGACTGCTGACCTCACCATCCGCGAGACCACCAAACGGGTCACATTTGATGTGACCTATAACGGCACTATCACAGATCCCTGGGGCAAACAACGGGCAGGTTTTACAGCTGCTGCCAATATCAACCGCCTGGACTTCGGTGTTAAATATGCTGACAAATTGCCCAGCGGTGTATATGCCGTAGCGCCTACCGTAGATATCATTCTCAACGTAGAGGCTGTAAAAGAATAA